From a region of the uncultured Methanobrevibacter sp. genome:
- the hdrC gene encoding ferredoxin:CoB-CoM heterodisulfide reductase subunit HdrC encodes MTSQQKITDSPIDFAEDIIHDVKNSKDDGVLKCVQCGMCTSTCPAARHSDYNPRDIIERVLEGDITILEDENIWNCFYCYTCHSVCPVGNSVCEVNQILKQFAIANGIAYDKLYEYLGFADSYFTAAIGAIPEIFFNDIDRDVPGWWDFRQNLDEIREELELDPPLMPSDEVIDEVSKILTITGFKDKIEKIRKSQEADL; translated from the coding sequence ATGACTTCTCAGCAAAAGATTACAGACTCACCAATAGATTTTGCAGAAGACATTATTCATGATGTTAAAAATTCAAAGGATGATGGTGTTTTAAAATGTGTGCAATGTGGAATGTGCACTTCAACATGTCCTGCTGCACGTCACTCTGATTATAATCCTCGTGATATAATTGAAAGGGTGTTGGAAGGCGATATCACAATCCTTGAAGATGAAAATATCTGGAATTGTTTTTACTGCTATACATGTCACAGCGTATGCCCTGTCGGAAACAGTGTATGTGAAGTTAACCAGATTCTCAAACAGTTTGCAATTGCTAATGGAATAGCTTATGACAAGCTTTATGAATATTTGGGATTTGCAGATAGCTATTTTACAGCAGCAATCGGTGCAATACCTGAAATATTTTTCAATGACATTGACCGTGATGTTCCGGGATGGTGGGACTTTAGACAAAACTTGGATGAGATTAGAGAAGAATTGGAATTGGATCCTCCATTAATGCCATCAGATGAAGTGATTGATGAGGTAAGTAAAATCTTAACAATAACTGGCTTTAAGGATAAAATTGAGAAAATAAGGAAATCCCAGGAGGCAGATTTATGA